CTGAAGAAGTTTAGTCTTCTCCTTTTACTCTCATCTCCTTCTACTCACCTCCTTTCAAAAACACCTCTCAACCAACCCCAAACTATAACGAAGGGAACCAACACATGAAAGTAACTTGATACCTTTAAGCACTACACGCTCTTTGTGGAATCTCAGGCATTATCTGTTAATCCTCTTCCTCATGTTTCTTCATCTGCTAGTTCCGCCTAACATCTATTCACACAAAATATGACATTTTTGAAGTGCTCTCAATTCATCCTGTATCTTTACTTCAAAGCCAGGGCTTCTGCTCAGTAACAGAAAATACTCAAAGCATCTCTGAATAATTTATTCAGAGGTATGATATTTCAGGCACAATTGTAAAGTatctgcagctcccagccatCAGAAGGGTGGGAATCTGTCTAACCCAACCCAGTCTTGTAGGGTAACTCAGCAGCACAAGCCATCTTTACACTCAATGAATTTCACATGAGAGGTTGGCTAGCATAGATACTCTTGCAAGGCTATGGACTGTTTTTTCAGGACTTACTATCTACTTTGTGTATAAACATAAGGTTTCAAAGGACAAAGAGCAAAAATACCACCCAACCAACCTCAGGAAACATTACCAGATTGGCAGGCAGTCTCGCTTGTGTCGCATACCAACTGACGCTTGTGCAGTAATTTCCAACCACATACACACAGTGAAGAGACAACAGTGAAAGTCACCATGCGCCAGCTCCCCAGAGCCACTCTGTGCTACACTGTCCCTGGGCAGAATGGCACCAGCTGGCAGAGTTTTAAAGCATCCTTCCAGGGGGGGTGAATCCAGTGAGGTCTGTACCTGGCAGAAAATTGATTAGGGAACCAGGCAGCTGTAAAAGGGCCTCTGGTGGCCACATCCTTGCTGCATTGAACAAAGGCAGCTGAACAGAACAAAGAAGACATGCCTGTCAGTCTACTCGTACAACAGTTGCACCGTCATGTACAAGGGACTCTGCTCAAGACTGAAGCTCGCAGgaaaaaactcagaaaaatcAATGGGACACTATCAAGACTGTGGTGTTTAACATTCTTCCTACTAAATGTGTGAGTGAGATACATATGTTCAGGACTGGTTATAACCCATGCAAGGATAACAGTGTAAATGGCACGTTGGCTTTTACCACAATGCTGCCTTAGAGGCCGAACTCTGGAGGTGCATAAGAACAGACCTGGGTTGAATTTTCCTGCTAAATACATGTTCTCGAAATACATATTCCTTATcctatttatttaaagaacagAGATGCTGCATGTAGAAAGGAAAGCCACTCTTGTTTTCTGGTCTATCTTTGTACATTGCATTAATATTATcaacacttttaaaaataaaattgcaatgACAAACCCAGTCAAGAATCCATGCCAATCTTTTCCATCGCATACACCAATTTATACTGGAGAGGAGCTGATTTCCTTGTGTAAAAATAACTTCTAATTTTGACCAGCAGTAATACTGATACATAGTCTGAAACATGAGTGCAAAGACTGAAACAGTTCTTCATcagaaccaaaccaaaccaaaaaccatgCCTGGAAGTTATGTATTTGCCACCACCTGATATGAGGACCTAGGAAATTCAGATGAAAGATATTAGATGGGCAGCCACTGTTATTTTCCAAGTGACTCCTTCCAAAGGAAGCTCTTGTGATAGTAAATCAGACtggtgacacagactttcttACAGCTGTTGCTGCTCAATGCACACCCAGCTGTGGAGTAGTAGATCTTGAAATAAAAGCTCTTGCAATTAGCCAGTGTAGAGAGTGCATGAACAGAGCGTGTTGTAATGCTTAAGACACAGTTTGAAGTCACTCAGGCGCCAACAAACATTGCTGTCAGAGAAGCGCTCGTTTCACCTGTGAGAAAATTGAGTACAATGAAGACACTGCCTACAGCCACCACTATGCGACAACCGAGTCCTTTATGTGGCAACTGATCTGATCACATGAAAGAATCTGCTACTCAATAAAATCAAGGCTGCTATTTTATTGAAGGGTAACAGGCTTTGGAATTGAGATTAGGTTGTACAGCAGCTAGGTGTGTGGGAAACTGATTTTCTTCCCTTGTGTGATAAAAAGGAGGAGTCACAAAACAGGGGTTGAGCTAGAAAtaaatcatttattttaaaacaatacagGTTAATAAATAGATTAGTTATCAGAAAACTTAATAAATAGCCTTTTATAATTTACACAAGGCAAATACAACATGCCTATAActatttcttaaaaagcaaagagagtAAGCTTGACCTGTAAGCCATTAACAAATCTATATATACATTATTTGGAAGCtaataaaataaaccatttttatGTAATCTGTAGTAACTATATTGCAATAGCATTGAAGCAATCAAACCTGACACTGTATGTCTGTTGCCATCTGCCTTTTCCCCATATCCCATTAGAACTAGTTTTTACattccagggaaaaaaagattaaaaaaaaaaaaaaggaaagttccACAGTCGAAAAAAGATTTAACTTAAAAATACCCCTTCTGTGTAATATTTTCCACTCTGTAAAGCAACTCTTGGGTGccgggctgggggtgggggtgtgaggtggggggaaagggagacacaacaaaaaaaggattaaaaaaaacttatttgCAGCTTTTCAAAAAGATTTCTTAATCCATAACATTTCAACATGGGTGTCTGAAACACTTGGGCACTAGTAATAACTGTTGACAACATTGGTGCTTAACATGGTTCTGCATCACTTATGCCCATATTCAGTAGCACCAAAGAATTATTACAAAGACTAATCTCTGTAAAGAAAAGATAACAGGTAGTAGataaacatttcatttaatGGCAAAATTTCAGCAGCTACACCATCTCAGGACAACTGAAGAGGATCTGTAGAATCCTTGATGTTTTATATTAATGAAACAAGAAGGTAAGAGGTGTATAACATGCAAACAACAAACCATTTTAAGCACTCTATGTTTAATAACCTTGAATCTTTCTTCAAATACAAATcctctattttttaaataaaaagggaagTTAAACCTCAGATTCTAGtatttcaataaataaaatccagtggtttcattttccagtgctagttacttcagaaaaacactATGTTCCATATAAATTGAGATTATTAATAGGAAGCCTCACTTGTCAAACTGTGGTATAACAGGTTCTAACTGATGTTAAGTGTGCAGCTCACTAATAAATAGGCTCTATTTACACATACAGAATCCTGGAAAGTCAATACAGCAGATAGCTTGTTtagctatttttcatttttaaataagtaCTTAAGGTgtaacaaattttttttttggttgtatCAAAAAGATTTCTATTCTCCTACTGAACATTTGATGGATTTTTGTGTTCAACACCTAATAAAGATCGTGACTGACACATGTAAATCCTCCATACACTGAAGGGATAATGATCAAAAGAGCTATCTCCAAGTGAGTACCAAGTAAATATGTTTGACAAGTATAATAGAAGCCAGACATAGAGAGTGAAACGTCTTTCATGTGGATCTGAATTTAATTCAAATGCATTCCACCGCTGTGGTTAAGTCCACTTTTCTGTAGCCTCTCCCACTCCTACTTTGGAATCAGAACTGAAGTCATCTGGCTCATAACTATCTATAAATATGAAATGCAAAGAGAACGTGAAAAGGGCAGACCTGTGAGGGACACCAAAGCTCAGGAGACAACTATGCACATTTGCTCCCTGAGATGATGGAACTCAGATATCTGTCATATCCAAAGTGCTTACTTGTCAAAAGGGTGGGATGAAAAGAGGGAACAGCTAAAATTCAGCTTCAACGGTACCTCCTTTTAAATTGGAAAAGCAATGGGACTAGAAAAGGTAGGACACCTATAACAAGGAAGgcatgggatggagggaggaagaaTTGTACCAATAGTGACAACATAAAATGCTACTACATTTCTGAAGTTAGAACTGAACTAGATCCAGGTACAGCAGAACTCAAAAGAACACTGCTGCATACCGAGCAAAGGTGCaaaaataaaggttttcatTATTCAGCATTCATAATGTAAAAGGCTGCAGATATAAATGATGTGCAAGGCCACGAGAATTTCTTTCACCTTATGTGCTGGCTTTTGACGTATCTGTTTTAAACAAGGTTAACTAGACATCTCTGGAAAGCTCATCACCGGTAAGAAGCAGCtgtggaagagagaagaaacctATGCAGACATTTACCATCTGTAAGTGTGGGTCAGAGAACCACATAACACGGCTCCTACTTTATTCTTACTCTGCATAAGAATAAGATCAAGTAAACTTGCTTATCAAGTATACTTGTGTGTGTGGTGCAGAAACCTGCAAGGTATAGATAGGGCAGTCAAGTTATTTTGGATCTAATATTTGCTAATAATTTGCATCCACTCCTAACATAGTAGGATAGGCACTTTCTAAATAAATAGGTATgaactttaaaacaaaccaagacACACAGATATGGCCAAAGGAGGACTAAAATGACACCACAGTAATTTCTATTGTAACCTAAGTCTTCAAAGATTAAAGGCTAGTACAAAATCAACATGTAACTCATGAactctgaattttaattttcagaagacGAATGCTTCAGAAGACAGttaatagttttaaaaagtAGGCCACCACAGGTCTCATAATTTATGTACAATTCCAGgttcagtcaaaaaaaaagggaattaatACGACAAAACATAACTGTCTGCTGACAAAGAAGATACCGTCTTCCTATCAATAATGGTAAAGAGGTTAGTTTCAACCAGCTTTCATAGTCCAGTTCCTCTCATCTACAATTCTCAAAATTTCTAAAAACCATACATGATATTTGAAAATCCGTGAAGATGCTCTTTTCTCTGCTAGCACTACTTCATTTCACAAAGATACCCAGTTTCTGTGCTGGCCTATAACAATGTGTGTTTCTGCCAACTGACAGtcatttccccccctccccaagttTGCAGTGATAAAACAAGCTAGCACACAACATAGTGGGGATCTTATTCCCTCAAAACAGTCCCTTCAGAATACTAAATCTTTAGGATTCACTGTTCCCAATTATTGCTGCCATCAGAAGGGTTTTTAACattccttttaaattaaaatggagCCTGAGTTGTAAGCTAACATTAATTCTGGTCAACAAAAAATGTCACGAGAGTGGACACCATTACTCCCCATTCATCAACGTCCACATCCCTATCAGCCAGCCACAACGCTACATTCATGATTTCTTGCTCAACTGTCATGAACTGTTTCAAATGCTGTCTCGTAATCacgttggggttttttgtctgtttcaAGAGATGTTCTGAATTAGAGATGTTGAGTTCCGCTGAACCTTTCCATTTTTGTACTTAAATAGAAACCAACATTCATGACTTTTCAAGCTTTCCTTACAAGCTTTTGACTTGTGATGTTTTAACTACCAAATATAAGTACAACATGAAAATTAACTATTTCTTGCTTTGACATATCAATATTCTCTAAATGGTTTAAACTGAACAGTTCAGAATAATTCCAATCATAGCTTAAGCAATTTGTACTACTTATCAAAATACTATTGCTGAACTGTTCACACAGGTCTGTAAATTACTGAATTTGAACGTCTATCCCAGTTGGATATCTGAAACTTATCTCTGAATGCCTATGCTTTTTCAGTCTTTAACCTCATTTTCCCACGTTACAAGAGGATCAGACCATCCTTTTTGAGCTCTGAGAAATCTCATGCTCTTCtctctcttaatttttttttctttgtggttgctgcttttttttgtagctGCTTCACAAAATGGTTTCCTGTATTTAGTCACTTAACTAGAACGAAGTCATGCTGGACCGCTTTTAACAGTCCTCCCTTGGATTACCTCTTCCCATTAGGACTATGGTTTTTCAGAAACTGTCAAGGTGTCTAAGGGTTTCAGTTCAGCTTTGTAAATTCTTCCAAAACTCTGTGGCTCCTGGATGCTTAACATGTTTAGAATTTGAATACAGTCCAATATTATAAACAATGAAATTGGATTATTAAACCGATATAGGCCATCTGAAACAGATACATTCACATTTATGCAGTATTTTTGGATTACAAAGGCACTGAAATAGTTCTGAGCTGCTTACAAATAAACCACCATATAAGCAATGAGTCTGTGCATCATTTCCACATCTTTCCAAGTCTTTCTGTCTGCTCCCAATTAAAAACTCTCAAATGAATGTGGTATGTCTTAATGCACgtaaattacaaagaaaaatgcatacCTGGACACTACCATCAGCTGATAAGTAATTAGTGAAAGGTTTTTCAGGGTCCACTGCTCTTTATAAAGAATTCAACTTAAAACTCCCTAGTGTCTTCACCGCATGGCAGACCAAGTTACTGAGACAGTCACTAAAAAGGACAAATTTGCAGTCCACGGGTCAACCAACATTTGTTTCAGAATTCACAGCCTTGACGGTGAACACATTGCTATGTTGAGATAAACAAATTGCTCCACCCACTTTCTCCTCCCCCCATACATCACTCATGAAAGGCGTCAGATTGAGTGCATTAGAAACTGATGTTCTGTGCCCACAGAAATGGTACCTTAGAAGCCACAGTACAAGCTTTCACGCACAGGTCTCAGAATATCCCTCAGTCTTTCCTGAGGGATTACCTTTTACACTAAGGAAATACATCAGTCTCTATGCTGACTCAATCAGTGGTTCCAATTAAAGTCATATATTGTGTTAACTAGGGTACATGGACAACTGCTCCTTTGAAACTGGATGGAGGCCTCCAATCCATTTCACATAGGCCACCAAATCATCAAAGGGTAACTACCAACCTGAATCATATTTAAATCAGTAACCTAGAAATGAAAGGCTCTGCATCCTTCCCTGAGCCATCCAGTTTCccccaaaaaatattttaatctgtcTTCATGTTTGGTTTATTTAAATCCCCAATATTGAAGTTGAATTCCTTGAAGACTTGTATAAGAACAATTCCAATAGATACTGTGGTGAATCCACAAGCCATTCCCAAGAAATCTACTACTCCTACATTACTCCACTCCCTGAAAAGAATGGCTGaagccagcaggactagggtgGTAAACACAACATAGTAGATGGCACCAAACACAGAGGAGTCAAAACATTCCAGTGCCTTATTGATGTATCTGAACTGAATGATAATGCTACATCCTAATACTGCCAGAAGTACCAGACAGAGGTACAGAGCCCTTTGACTTGAGGGGTTATTGTGAAAGATATCTTGAGCAGCCAGCCCAATGCCTTTTGTGCTGGGAACAGTGAAACTGCCCAACAGAGAGCAAATACTGATGTAAACCATGATATTAGTAGGTCCATGTGCTGGAGCTATCCAGAAGATAAGCAGGAGAAGCATTAGCAGCACTACGCAGAGATAACCCAcgaaaactggaaaacaaaaagaaaacaagataatAGCAAGGTGAGAACTCTTTTCTCTAAAGATTTTAGCAGGTAAATCATGTCATACCAGTGAACTTCCTGTATACATCTCAACTAAGATTTGTATTGACTATAGATCCAAATCACTGAGCTTTTACAGGTGATGTGGGCATCTGTGACTGATGATGTTGTCATGTTATTTGTGTAAGGCAAATCACCACGTAGTAAGATACACGCTGTTGCACGTTTGAACTGGATTTAAGatggcttttactttttttcattctttcttccatCAGGATTATACTCCTTAAGGGCCCCTGTGACAGCTAGCAGAGGTAACACCTCATCATAACCAGTTCAATAAAGCACTATGAGTGGATCCAGCAAAGACCTTACACATAAAGTTAGATCCCATTAAGGTTACTAGGGAGAACTGGAAGAACTGGAAGGCTATATCATTTACATTACAGCATTGCTATGCAGATTAGATTGGTGAAAAACGTTTCATGCTTtgaagttttaaagaaattatttccagttGGTCAGATTGAAATGATAAATTTAGACCAGGGTAATTGTTTTCTATTCTTTGTTTGCAAATCTTTCGGATACTTGATGTTATTAGGTTTGAGTTTCTCTTATCTAAAGCAATTAAAGGAAATTACAACAGTTGGAAGCTTAGCTCttatgcaagaaaaataaaaatgggccTGGCACTTATTAGCACTAGTATGTGTCTTCCAGGAGGTAATGGGGCTTTACATTCTCCATGAGTAAGAACAGGCATCTCGGCATACATTTCTACACACCTTTATTGTGCAAAAAATCTGCtaggaagataaaaaaaatatgccaaatTAAAGAACAAAAGACAATCAGTATTTTTTGTGTTATATAAAACAACTTAAATTGAGATCCTGGATCTTATCTTTTATCTCTAAGTAGCAAGATACACTTTTTCATAATTTTAGAAAATTCCAGGATCAAGCAGCCATTGTTCTGAGCTTGCTGTGCAGGATGTTTTCAAAAGCATccacattttcctttctgtgcacATGTATTAACAAATCTGTTGAATTCCAAATACAGCAAGGCATAGTTTTAGCACACAAAAGCTGTATTGGTTTGCCTCTGCCACGTTGTGGTTTCTCCACAAGTCAATTTTCGTTACTGACAGGAGTGGCAAGCCTCTTCCTCCTGCGTGCTCTTTATCAGTCTCACAAAATCATTATACGTTAATAAAAGAACAAAGTACCTGGATTTGTAAGCTTCTCTTCAAGCTCAGCCTGAGTCGTTACACTCTCGGATTTTGGGGAATGGATGATGAGAACAACAGacccagcacagctcagcaaacATCCCAGCTTGCCAAGAAtgttcagtttttctttcagtaagtAAGAAGCTAAAATGGACCTTtcacaaagaggaagaaaattaaaagtttgACTATGTCCTGTTAATAATGCTCCAACAGTGATGTGCCACATGAATTTCCCTCTTAAAGGAATAGTATCAAATGTTGGTGGATCCACAAAATGCACTTCTGATTTATCTTAGGAAAGATCCATCCAGTCTCAGTCTTACTCAATCCTCAATGTTTTATCtcagaaaaaccaaaccaaaacacaaaaaccccaaccacAACACCCTCAAAGCAACACCACAGCACCTCCTCAAAAACACTCCCGAAAGGTGCATCTGGCACCCGAGGCAGGTATCTACCCAGTAACAACTTCGTGAGATGTCACCAAGCCCCATTTTATAGGTACTATGCAGTCATAAGCTAAAAGTGGCCTTTGGTTACAAAGATCACAGGACTCAGCTCAGACACGTAGCTGACTGAAACACACAAAATTATGTGGCCTAGGATAAAATAATAGGTGGTAAGTAGACCACTAGCAGTGTGCTTCAAGGAGTATAAGACTAAAGACAGCAACGAAGCCCGTACAAATCAATCCACACTCTGAAGCAGATGACCAGTATGCAGTCAAATACACAACTCAGCAGACAACCGGAAAATTTCGAGGCAACGTATGGCTTTGATTTAAATAATTGTACTTTTTCACTGCTGTTAGTTTCACAATTGTAGTTCACAAAACATTTGGTTGCATATTAAAACTCCTTTCAGGAACACTCACTGCCTTTTTTGTTCCCTTCCCTTACATGAACATAACATTCAAGAAGCTGTGGGCATCCATATGCAAGGGACTCCCTCGCTTCAGGAAATGGTGCCAAATCcaattaaatgaaaatcagcATCAAACATATGCGGGCTGTGGATAGCAGGGGGGAGAAAGAATGTGATACAGAAGAAAAGATCTACATAGTAAGGGAACTGCAAAGAAGAGAATAGGCAGAAGAGTGCAGAATAAGCACAGcgaaaggaaaaatgtttatcTGTTCCAGATCACAGCAACAGTTAAAGCAGAAGATACTCAGGAACCCTTTCTTCACCATTGCCTTCCCCTCCCGTCACTTTGATGGGGAGAACAGAAATAGGTGAAGTTCTAATGCAACTTTAACAGTCATAACCCTTACATCTTCTCAGTGGACCTCCAGTGATCACTGAGTCTATCTGACTTTCTATTAAGTAGCAACAACATTCGGataagaacaagaaaagcaaactcTTACCCAAATGGAACACCAAGGGCTCCCAAGGGCGTCACTAGCACAGTTGGGACAGCAGTGTAGGCCAAGAAATTCCCTATTTGACCCAGAGCCACTGTCAAAAGAACCAGAAATAGGCCTTTAAATCCCTTTGTAAAGAGAAGTAATAAAACTTACCCAATACTGTTtggaaaatactggaaaacagATGTTACAGATTTGCTTAGCTCTATTAATTCTGCACTTAAATCAAATGactaggatttttttgtttctaaagtaCTTTTTAATATAGGATTTATATTTGCCACACAAGAAGAAACAAGAGGGCATGGTAAATAATCTCATTTGCAACTTCTCTTAGTTGAATATAAATAAGACTATGAATTAGAAACACTCATTGATTACACTCAACTATATCAATATTAcactcaaatatttttatatgagGAGAGCTAAAAGTATATATAACCCatgttttcagctttaaaatgtGCATATAAGTAACACAAATGCACTTGATTACAGTTCCCAACAGCAGTGTTACTTTTGGGAGGGAAAATAAGGACAGTACTAAGGAAAGCAACCTAATAATAAAATACTAATCACATGCATAAAGGTTCTTCAATATAAAGTAGAACATATCAAATTTTCACAACAGTATATAACATCAAAATTCCCGACCACTGTAAAAAGAACACATCCTTCACAAGTCATAATAGCAGCctcaaaatcttatttttttctttcccccaacAAAAGTAAAATCCAAAATGTACCACACTATTGCACCTCACAGCTGTGATAAACAGTTCATGCATTCAAGTTTTCGGTTAGAGAAGAAAAGCTGGATGCTTTTGCAAGTGCTGGCAAGTTTATACTATGTCAACATGATGCTTGCATAGTTACAGGGTCTGTGGTAACTGGCAAGAACCTTGAAACTGAACATAGACAGCTCAAATTTCCAGTTAAGAGCCATTatcagcatttaaaaacatttca
This genomic window from Phaenicophaeus curvirostris isolate KB17595 chromosome 1, BPBGC_Pcur_1.0, whole genome shotgun sequence contains:
- the NIPA1 gene encoding magnesium transporter NIPA1; the encoded protein is MRMAVGAAAGDGAAQSPGPAAVSLGLSVAVVSSLVNGSTFVLQKKGIVRARGRGTSYLTDIVWWSGTIAMALGQIGNFLAYTAVPTVLVTPLGALGVPFGSILASYLLKEKLNILGKLGCLLSCAGSVVLIIHSPKSESVTTQAELEEKLTNPVFVGYLCVVLLMLLLLIFWIAPAHGPTNIMVYISICSLLGSFTVPSTKGIGLAAQDIFHNNPSSQRALYLCLVLLAVLGCSIIIQFRYINKALECFDSSVFGAIYYVVFTTLVLLASAILFREWSNVGVVDFLGMACGFTTVSIGIVLIQVFKEFNFNIGDLNKPNMKTD